The genomic interval CGCGGATGGGGCCTTCGGGATCCGGGATGAGCGCGACGCCGAGCCCCGCCGCAACGAGCGGGAGCATCGTCTGGATGGTCTCGACGCTCCGGAGCGCGTGCGGCACCACGCCGTGCGACTCGAGGTAGTCGTCGATCGCCTCCGGGAGGCTTGCGAGCGCGGGGGTGCGTCTCGGAACCAGCAGCGGATGCTTCGCGATCTCCACCGCGGAGATGCTCTCTCCCGGGAAGGTGCCGATGGGGGAGAGCGCGACGAGCGGCACCGTTCCCCAGTCGGTCACGCTGAACGATCCCTGCATGCGCTCCGCAACCTGCTCGGGGCGCGAGACGAGGATCGCTGCGGCATCAGCGGTTCCCTGCTGCAGCATGTCGAGCGCCGTCCAGGGCGGCGGATCGATGAGCCGAGCCTCGACGTCCGGGGCGATGCGCGCGAGACCCGCCAGCAGTCGCGGCACGCGCTGCCAGAGGAGCGCGGGCACCGCCGCGATCGTGAGCGTGCCGCGAGTACCGGCGCCGAAGCCGGCGAGTGCACGTTCGGTTTCCTCGACCTCGCCGAAGATGCGGGTCGAGGCGTCGAGCAGGTAGCGCCCCGCGGCGGTCGGCTCGACGCCGCGCGACGTACGGATGAGGAGGGCGACCCCGAGCTGGGCTTCGAGTTTGCCGATCGCGGCGCTCAGCGACGGCTGGGTGAGGTGGAGTCGCTGAGCCGCTGCGGTGAGCGAGCCAGCGTCGACGGCGGTCTGGAAGGCCCTCAGCTGGCGAAGATCGAGGCGGGGTTCGGCCATTCCCCAACCATAGACAGAATCTATGGCTCTGCAAGGAGAATCGGTCTTCCTCAATGGCGGGCCCGTCGCTTGACTGGGCGAAACGTCCTGTTCGAATGGAGTCGACGATGACCTTGCCGGTCTGGAACCAGAACCCGGAATTCGACATCACCCGTGCCAGCCACACGGTGCTGTCCGTGACCGACCTCGCCGCGTCGCGTGATTTCTACCGCGATGTCGTGGGTCTCGTGGTCACCGAGGAGACCTCGGGTGCCGTCTACCTGCGCGGTCTCGAAGAGGCCTGCCACCACAGCCTCGTGCTCGAGGAGGCGAAGGAGGCGCACGCGCTCTTCGTCGGGCTGCGTGTGCGCACCGATGCCGACATCGTCGCCGCCGAGAAGTTCTGCAAGGACAACAACCTCCAGCACCGCCGTGTCGAGCGTCCGTTCCAGGGGGCGACGCTGCAGTTCCGCGACGCCGTCGGCACCCACATCGAGCTCACGAGCGAGATGGAGGTCGTGCCGCGCAAGTACCAGGCGTTCCACGAGTGGGTGGCGGGCGCGCCGCAGCGCATCGACCACTACCAGGTCGTCACGTATGACGTGCAGAAGGCAACCGACTTCTGGTCCCACCTCGGCATGCGCATGTCGGAATACACCGCAGCGGGCGCCGACGACGAGCTGTGGGGTGCCTGGCTCGAGGTCAAGGGCAACACCCACGATCTCGTGTTCACAAATGGCCGCGGCCCGCGCCTGCACCACTTCGCATTCGCGGTGCCGGACGCCTCGGCGATCATTCACGCCGCGGACGTCGCGGGCGCCCTCGGCAAGGGCCAGGAGATCGACCGCGGACCTGGTCGCCACGGCCTCAGCAACGCGCTCTTCCTGTACCTGCGCGACCCCGACCAGCACCGCATCGAGCTCTTCAACTCGCACTACCAGTTCATCGACCTCGAGACGCCGCCCATCCGCTGGGACGTCACCGATCCGCGCCGTGCGCAGCTGTGGGGCATGCCCGCGTCGAAGCGGTGGTTCTTCGAGGCGAGTGAGTTCCCGGAGGAGGCTGTCAACGAGCCGACTCTGTCGGCCAGTCCTCAGACGCTCGAGGACTTCCTCGGCATCCACTGATCTCCTGGGCCCGCAGACGCACCGGGGGGTCGGATGCGGGCCCAGGATCATATACGATCTATCGGAGGACGGCAAAGGAGACGGACACATGACGCAGGAGACGACCGCTCAGGCGATCGCGCAGGCCCGCACGATCATCGCGGTGCACGTGGCCTACGCATCGCGGTCCGACGAGCTCGGCCGTCGTCCGTCGGCGCCGTCGTACTTCCTCAAACCCACGAGCACCCTCGCGGCATCCGGATCCGCCGTCGAGCGTCCCGCGGGCACCGAGCTGCTCGGCTTCGAAGGCGAGATCGCTCTCGTCATCGGCCGCTCAGCGCGACGCGTCTCCGTCGCAGATGCGTGGGAGCACGTGCGCTGGGTCACCGCGGCGAACGACTTCGGGCTCCACGACCTCCGCACCGCAGATGCCGGATCCAATGTCCGCTCGAAGGGCCGCGACGGCTACACGCCGCTCGGCCCGGTTCTGATCGACGCGAGCGCGCTCGAGCCGGACGCCATCCGGGTGCGCACGTGGCGCAACGGCGAACTCGTGCAGGAGGACACCACCGCAGGGCTGCTGTTCCCATTCGCCCAGATCATCGCCGACCTCTCGCAGCACCTCACGCTCGAGGCCGGTGACATCATCCTCACCGGCACCCCCGCGGGCGCCTCCGTGGCGCTCCCGGGTGACACGGTCGAGGTCGAGGTCGACGCGCCCAGCACGCCCGGTGCCCCCACCTCGGGGCGACTTGTCACGAGTGTCGTCGAAGGCGCGGGGGATTTCGATCCCGCTCTCGGATCCCTCCCCGCCGTCGATGACGCGCTGCGCGTCAAGCTCTGGGGATCGCGGGCGGCCGCCGGTCTTCTCGAACCCGTCGCCCTCGACCCCCGCCTCAAAGCCAAGCTGCTCGCAGCACCCACCGCCGGGCTGTCGGCGCAGCTGCGCCGCCGCGGACTCGACGATGTCACGATCGACGGCGTCCGCCCGCTGCATCCGGGCGCCAAGATGGTCGGCGTCGCGCGCACCCTGCGCTTCATCCCCGCCCGCCCCGACCTCTTCGCGAGCCACGGCGGCGGCTACAACGCCCAGAAACGCCTCTTCGACTCCGTCGGACCGGACGAGATCATCGTCATCGAAGCACGCGGCGAATCCGGCTCAGGAACCCTCGGCGACATTCTCGCCATCCGCGCGAACGCCGCAGGTGCCGCGGGCATCGTCACCGACGGCGGCGTGCGCGACGTCGTCGCCGTCACCGAGGTGGGTCTCCCCGTCTACACCCGCGGCCCGCACCCGGCTGTGCTCGGGCGCAGGCACGTGCCGTGGGACACCGACATCACGATCGCCTGCGGGGGCTGCGCCGTGCAACCCGGCGACATCCTCGTGGGCGACGCGGACGGCGTGGTCGTCATCCCGCCGTCGATGGCCCACGAGATCGTCGACGCCGCCCTCGCTCAGGAGGCGGAGGACGCCTGGATCGCCGAGCGCGTCGCCGAAGGCGGCCGCGTCGAGGAGCTGTTCCCCATGAACGCCGCATGGCGGGCGCGCTTCGACGCGGAGCACAGCGCATGACCGCCGAGCTCGACAAGGCGCAGCGCGCGCACCACCACATCCGCGAACGCATCCGGTCGGGCGAGTACCCGCCCGGCAGCCGCCTCGTGCTCTCGACGATCGCCGCCGAGGCTGGCATGAGCGCGGTGCCCGTGCGCGAGGCGATCCGGATGCTGCAGGCGGAGGGGGTCGTCACGTTCGAACACAACGTCGGCGCCCGTGTCGCGCACGTGGATGAGGTCGCGTATCTGCACATCATGCAGTCACTCGCGGTGGTCGAGGGTGCCGCGACGGCGCTCGCCGCGCCCGGGCTGAGTGACGTCGCGCTGGCCGACGCCGACGCTGTCAATGGTGAACTCGCGGCACTGCTCGACCACTTCGATTCCAGCCGCTACGCCGAGCTCAACCGCCGCTTCCACGAGATCCTCACGTCGACCTGCCCCAACCCGGAGCTCGTCGCACTCGCGCGCGCCCAGCACGCGCGCCTCGTCACGGTGCGCGACGACAGCTGCGCGTTCACCCCCGACGGAGCGCGTGAGTCGGTCCTCGAGCACGCGCAGCTGCTCGAGCTCATCCGCACCCACGCCGATGCCCAACGCATCGAACACCACATGCGCGAGCACCGCCTGCGGGCGAGCGGGGCGTTCCTCGCCGGTCGCACCCCCGAATCCCAGAAGGAGATCTCTGATGCTTTCTGAGCAGACGATCCGCGAGATCGCCGACGAACTCGCAGCCGCCGAGGAAGCTCGCACCATGGTGCCGCTGCTCACGGCGCGCTATCACGGCATGACTGTCGAGGACTCCTACGCCGTGCAGAACGAATGGCGCCGACGAGGCGTCGCCGCCGGCCGCCGCCTCGTCGGCCGCAAGATCGGCCTCACGAGCAAGGTCATGCAGGTGGCCACCGGCATCACCGAGCCCGACTACGGCGCGATCTTCGCCGACATGGTCTACGAGAACGGCTCCGTCATCGAGCACGGCCGCTTCTCGAACGTGCGCATCGAGGTCGAGCTCGCGTTCGTGCTCGGCCAGGACCTCGAGGGCCCGGAGGTCACGGTCTTCGATGTCATGCGCGCGACCGAGTACGTCGTCCCCGCGCTCGAGATCCTGTCGAGCCGCATCGAGATGCAGGGCCGCACGATCGTCGACACCATCAGCGACAACGCCGCGATGGGCGCCATGGTCTACGGAGGGCAGCCGTTCACGCCGTCCGACGTCGACCTCCGCTGGATCAGCGCGCTGCTCTACCGCAACGAGACCATCGAGGAGACGGGCGTCGCCGCGGGCGTTCTCAACAATCCGGCATCGGGGGTCGCATGGCTCGCGAACAAGCTCGCCGCCCACGGTGACACGCTGAAGGCGGGCGAGATCATCCTCGCCGGCTCGTTCACACGCCCCATGTGGGTGCACCCGGGTGACACCGTGCTCGCCGACTTCGGACCCCGGGGGACCATCTCATGCCGCTTCGTCTAGACCCCACCTTCCGTGACCATCTCGCCGAAGCCGACCGCCCGCTCGCGGGGGTGTGGGTGTGCAGCGGCTCGGCGCTCGTCGCCGAGATCGTCGCGGGCGGCGGTGTCGACTGGCTGCTCATCGACATGGAGCACTCGCCCAACGGCCTCGAGTCGGTGCTCGCGCAGCTGCAGGCCGTCGCGGCGTACCCCGCTGCGCCGCTCGTGCGCGTGCCGGTGGGCGATGTCGTCGTCCTCAAGCAGGTGCTGGATCTCGGCGCGCAGAACATCCTCGTACCGATGGTGAACACGGCGGAGGAGGCACGCGCCGTGGTCGAGGCGGTGCGCTACCCGCCGCGTGGACGCCGTGGCGTCGGCTCGGCGCTCGCGCGCTCGGCCCGCTGGAACCGTGTCGATGACTACCTTGTGAACGCCGACGCCTACACGAGCGTTTTCGTGCAGGTCGAGACTGCAGAGGCCGTCGAGAGCGCGGGCGAGATCGCCGCGGTCGACGGCGTCGACGGCGTATTCGTCGGGCCGAGTGACCTCGCGGCCTCGATGGGGCACCTCGGGCAGCAAGGGCATCCGGAGGTTGTGGCGGCTGTGCAGCGCGCGTTCGGTGCCGTCCGCGCTGCCGGCAAGCCGGTGGGTGTGAACGCCTTCGATTCAGCCGCGGCACGCGCCTACGCCGACGCCGGTGCGTCGTTCGTGCTCGTCGCGGCCGACGTCGCCGTGCTCGCGCGCGCCGCCGAGAGGGTGGCCGCCGACTGGGGACAGGCCGCGGCAGTCGACCGCGCCTCGTACTGAGAGGACGCCATGCGCCCCACAGATCTCGACGCCGGACGCTTTGCCCGCACAGGCGGACGCAATCGCTTCACCGCGCGTCAGGCTCACGTTGCCGACGTCCGTCGGCTCGGTGACGACGTCGTTCGCGTGACAGTCACCGGGCCCGATTTCGCCGACTTCCCCGAGCCGGGACCTGCCGATCACGTGCGCCTCTTCTTCCCGCGCGAGGATGACGGTGTGCTCGTCGCCCCGCGCGCGGTCGGCGCTGCCGAAGACGGCATCATCCGCCCCGACGAGCCCGTGATCTCGCGCGACTTCACCCCGGCGGGGGTGAGGCGCAGCGCCGCGGGTGTGGAACTCGACCTCGATTTCCTGCTGCACCCCGATCCCGGCCCCGCCGCGCGTTGGGCAGCTCGTGCCGAAGAGGGCGACGAGATCGTCGTCGTCGGGCCTCGCGGATCGAAGCACGCGCCGCCCGGGGCCGACGGGTTCGTCCTCATCGTCGACGGCACAGCCCTTCCGAGCGCCGCCCAGTGGATCCGAGCGGCTGACGAGCGCCCCACCACCGTGCTTGTCAGCGACCCGGCCTCCATTGCACAGGCGCACGTGTATTTCGACGCGGTCGGTGTGACCCCTACCCGCATCGATCAGCACGACGGCACGGGCGCGGATCTGGTCATCGGCGACGGCGATTTCGTCTTCGCCGCCGGAGAGGCGAATTCGCTCATCCCGATCCGCGCGGCCCTGCGCGCGCAGGCGCTGCCGCCTGCGCAGTTCGCGGTGTCCGGCTATTGGAGACGTGGTGTCGTCGCCTTCGACCATCACGCCCCGCTCGACCCCGCCCACCCCGACGACTGAGTCGGCGACCCCACCCCTGAGGAGTTCAGATGCACACCGAACGCGAGAACGCTCTGCTGGCGAGCGTGCCGACCGGGCTGTTCGTCGACGGTGTGTGGCGCCCGGGATCGGGCGGGCGCACGATCGACGTCGTCGACCCGGCGACAGGTGGGCGCATCGCGCAGATCGCCGACGCGACGCCCGAGGACGGCATCGCCGCCCTCGATGCCGCCGACCGTGCCTTCTCGAACTGGGCGGCGACCCCCGCGCGCCGACGTGGCGAGATCCTGCGCCGTGCCTTCGACCTGCTCCAGGAGCGCGCCGACGACTTCGCGCTGCTGATGACCCTCGAGATGGGGAAGCCGCTCGCCGAGGCCCGGGGAGAGGTCACCTACGGCGGCGAGTTCCTGCGCTGGTTCGCCGAGGAGGCCCCGCGACTCGATGGACGATATGGCCCGAACCCGGAGGGCACCGGGCGGATGATCGTCACTCAGCACCCCGTGGGGCCGTGCTTCCTCATCACTCCGTGGAATTTCCCGCTGGCCATGGCGACCCGCAAGATCGCCCCCGCGCTCGCGGCTGGCTGCACGGTCGTCATCAAGCCCGCGACGCTCACCCCGCTCACGACCCTCGCCTTCGCAGCGCTGCTGGAAGAAGCGGGTGTGCCCGCGGGCGTCGTCAACGTCATCACGACCTCGACCTCGAACGCCGTGTGCGAGCCGATCATCCGCGACCCCCGCTTGCGCAAGCTCTCGTTCACCGGATCCACCGCCGTCGGTCAGACCCTGCTCGCGCAGGCCGCGCACGGGGTGCTGCGCACCTCGATGGAGCTCGGCGGCAACGCGCCGTTCGTCATCTTCGAGGACGCGGATCTCGAACTCGCGGTCGAGGGCGCACTGGCGGCGAAGTTCCGCAACATCGGGCAGGCGTGCACCGCCGCCAATCGCTTCTACGTGCATCGCGCGCTCGTGGATGAGTTCACAGCGCGCATCACCGAGCAGGTCGCCGGTTTCCGCGTCGGGCGCGGAACCGCGGACGGTGTGCGCATCGGACCGCTCATCGACGCCAAGGCCGTCGCCAAGGTGCACGAACTCGTCACCGACGCCGTCTCGCGCGGCGCGCGCGTGCTCACAGGCGCAGAGCCCGTCGAGGGCTCCGGAACGTTCTACGCGCCCACCGTGCTCGCCGACGTGCCCGCCGGATCCGACATCCTCCGTGAGGAGATATTCGGCCCCGTGCTCACGATCGTTGCGTTCGACGACGAGGACGAGGCAATCGCCCTCGCCAATGACACCGAGTACGGGCTCGTCTCCTACGTGTACACCCGGGATCTGGCCCGCGGACAGCGCATGATCGACCGGCTGCAGACCGGCATGATGGGCCTCAACGTGGGCGTGGTCTCGAACGCTGCGGCACCGTTCGGAGGGTGGAAGATGTCGGGACTCGGCCGCGAAGGCGGCGCGGAGGGCATCCACGAGTACCTGCAGACGAAGTACACGATGACGCCGTGATGAAGATCGCCGCGAGCGAAGCGGCCGGATACCTCACGGGCGTCGACATCCTCATGGACGGCGGCGTGATCACCGGCCAGCAGGTCGCCAAGGGCAAGTAGCCCGCATCGACGACGGCCCCGGCATCGCGCCGGGGCCGTCGTCATCGGGTGGCGGCGTGGCACTCGCGCGGGCAGGATGGGAGTGCTCGCCCCCCACCACCACAGGAGCACCCGTGCGGCCCGATGAATCCATGCACGACACGCCTCGCGTCGATGTCGCGATCGCCGGGGGCGGTCCTGCGGGTCTCGTCCTGGGGCTGCTGCTGGCTCGCGCCGGGCTGCGTGTCACGGTGTTCGAGAAGCACCGCGACTTCCTGCGCGACTTCCGCGGCGACACCGTGCATCCGAGCACCCTCGACCTTCTCGACGACCTCGGGCTGTTCCCGGCTTTCGACGCCATCCCGCACACGCGCGTCACACGCGTCGGGATGCCGGGGACCGAGGCATCAGGGGACGCGCCGCCTCTCGTCGATTTCGCGCGGCTGCGGGTGCGGCATCCGTACATCGCGATGGTGCCGCAGTGGGACCTGCTCGACCTGCTTGCGGCCGCCGCGGCGGCCGAGCCCGGCTTCGAGCTGCGGATGGCGCATGAGGTGACAGGTCTCGTGACCGTCGGCGACAAGGCGGTGGGCATCGAGTACCGCGGCCCCAACGGCACCGACGTTCTGCTCGCGGAGCTCGTGGTCGCGTGCGACGGTCGGCATTCGGCGATCCGTTCGGCCGCGGCTCTGCCGGCCCGGCGGTTCCGGGTGCCGTTCGACGCCTGGTGGTTCCGCGTCGAGACGGATACGCGTCAGTTCGAAGGGCTTCTTCCCCGCATCGGTCGCGGTTCGGCAGTCATCTGCATCCCCCGCCGCGGCTACCTGCAGATCGCCTACCTCGGTCCGAAGGGCACCGATGCCGAGCTTCGGGAGCGCGGCATCGAGGCGCTGCGTGAGGAGGTCGCTTCGCTCCTCGACGGAATCCCTGTCGGCGCGGAGGAGCTCCCCAGCATGGATGTCGTGAAGCATCTCGATGTGCGGGTCGATCGCCTGCGACGCTGGTGGGCACCCGGACTGCTCTGCATCGGCGACGCCGCCCACGCCATGTCACCCGTCGGAGGCGTCGGCATCAATCTCGCCGTGCAGGATGCAGTCGCGACGGCGCGCATCCTCGCCGAACCGCTTCGGCGCGGGAGCGTCCGCACGCAGGACCTGGCGCGGGTGCAGCGCCGACGCGCGTTCCCCACCCGCGCGACGCAGGCCCTCCAGCGCATTCTCCACGCCCGGCTGATCCGCCCCGTGCTCGCCGGCCGGATCACCGCCGCGCCGAGGGCAGCAGTTCGGCTCATGCGCACATTCCCCGCGCTCGCGGTGGTGCCCGCGCACATCGTCGGGCTGGGGGTTCGACCTGAGCGTGCGCCGGAGTGGGCTCGGCGCGCCAGAATAGAGCCATGACCGACCCTCGCCTCGCCGTCATCGTCCTCGCCGCCGGAGAGGGCACGCGCATGCGATCCCGCCGCGCCAAGGTTCTGCACCCGATCGCCGGGCTCCCGATGCTCGGACACGTGCTCGCCACCGCGGCCCGGCTCGAACCGGCGTACATCGAGGTCGTCGTGCGCCACCAGCGCGACCAGGTCGCCGAGGCGGTGCTCGAGTACTCCGCCGACGCCCGCATCGTCGACCAGGACGACATCCCCGGCACCGGCCGTGCGGTCGAGCTCGCCGTCGAGGCGCTCCCTGCCGACTTCGACGGCGATGTCGTCGTCGTCTCGGGAGATGTTCCGCTGCTCGACGCCGACACGCTCGCCGACCTCATCGCGCAGCACCGCGCCGCCCACGCAGCGGCCACCATCCTCTCCGCCGTGCTCGACGACGCCACCGGCTACGGCCGCATCGTGCGCGACGCCGACGGGGGAGTGGCCCGCATCGTCGAGCACAAGGACGCCGACGACGACGTGCGCGTGATCACCGAGGTCAACTCGGGCAGCTACGTCTTCGCTGCCGCCGCGCTCCGTCAGACGCTCCCGCAGGTGGGCACCGCCAACGCGCAGGGCGAGAAGTACCTCACGGATGTCGTGGGGCTTCTGCGCGCCGCATCCGCTCCCGTCGCCGCCGTGCCCGTCGCCGACGCCTGGCGTGTCGAAGGCGTCAACAACCGGGTGCAGCTCGCCGAGCAGGCCGCCCGACTCAACCAGATGATCGTGCGCGGGCACCAGATGAACGGCGTCAGCATCCAGGATCCGGCCACCACCTGGATCGACCTCACCGTCTCGATCGGCGAAGACACCGTCATCCTGCCGAACACGCGCCTCGCGGGCGCCACCACGATCGACCGCGATGTGACCATCGGTCCCGACACCACGCTCGTCGACTGCGAGATCGGCGAGGGAGCTATCGTGAAGCGCACCGACGCGACGCTCGCCCTGATCGAGGCGTACGCCGAGGTCGGCCCGTTCGCCTACCTCCGCCCCGGCACGATTCTGCGCGGCGGCGGCAAGATCGGCACCTTCGTCGAGACGAAGAACGCCGAGATCGGCCGCGGCTCGAAGGTGCCGCACCTGTCGTACATCGGCGACACGGTCGTCGGTGAGAAGTCGAACATCGGCGCCGGTACCATCACCGCCAACTACGACGGCGTCAATAAGCACCGCACCACCGTCGGCTCCCACGTGCGCACCGGAAGCCACAACGTCTTCGTCGCCCCGGTCACGATCGGGGACGGCGTCTACTCGGGTGCCGGAACCGTCATCCGCAAGGACGTGCCGGCCGGTGCCCTCGCCATGAACGTCGCGCCCCAGCGCAACATCGAAGGCTGGGTGGAGGCGAACCGCGCCGGAACAGCTGCCGCCGAGGCTGCCGCTGCGGCGCGTGAGGCGCAGGACGCGACCGCCACCGAGTAGGGCGCGGATCCGCCTGATCGGGCTGGCCGATCACATGATGCGAACTCCGATGACACGCGCGGACCGCGCACTCATATGCACGCATTAGACTCGGCATAGGCCACGAGCGAGAGCGGGTAGCGGGAACATTGTCCGGCATCAAGATCAGCGGTGAGAAGCGTCTCGTAGTGGTATCCGGTCGGGCGCATCCGCAGCTCGCCGCCGACATCGCCGAGGAGCTCGGCACCGAGCTCGTCGAGACGGAAGCCCGCACCTTCGCCAACGGCGAGATCTACGCGCGATTCGGCGAATCCATTCGCGGATCCGACGTCTTCCTCATCCAGTCGCACTGCTCGCCCATCAACGAGTGGGTCATGGAGCAGCTCATCATGGTCGACGCGGCCAAGCGCGCGAGCGCTAAGCGCATCACCGTGGTTGCCCCGTTCTACCCCTACGCCCGCCAGGACAAGAAGGGTCGCGGCCGCGAGCCGATCTCGGCCCGACTCATCGCCGACCTGTACAAGGCCGCGGGCGCTGACCGCATCATGAGCGTCGACCTGCACGCCGCGCAGATCCAGGGCTTCTTCGACGGCCCCGTCGACCACCTCTTCGCGATGCCGGTGCTGCTCGAGCACTTCCGGAAGAGCGTCGACCCCGAGACTCTCACCGTCGTCAGCCCCGACATGGGTCGGGTGCGCGTCGCCGACATCTGGAGCGACCGCCTCGGCGCCCCGCTCGCCATCATCCACAAGCGCCGTGACCCGCGCGTCGCCAACCAGGTGAGCGTGCACGAGATCGTCGGCCAGGTCGAAGGCCGCGACTGCCTCCTCGTCGACGACCTCATCGACACCGGCCGCACCATCGTGAAGGCCGCCGAAGCTCTCAAGGCGCGCGGTGCCAAGAGCGTCATCGTGGGCGCCACGCACGCCGTCTTCTCCGACCCCGCTGTCGAGATCCTGCAGTCCGACTTCATCGACCAGGTCGTCGTCACCGACACCCTGCCGATCGAGGAGTCGAAGCGCTGGGATCGTCTCACCGTGCTTCCCATCGCGCCGCTGATCGCGCGCGCCATCCACGAGGTGTTCGACGACGGATCCGTGACGTCGATGTTCGACGGCGCGGCCTGATCCGCGGTTCCTGATCCGCGGACCGCTGTTCCCCTGGCCCTGAGCCCGGCCTAGTCTGCTCGTGTGCGCCCAACAGGGTGCCGACGGGAGGATCGGGACGATGGACATGATGGGAATGTCGACGATGATGGGCTCGATGCCCCCCTCGGCGACGGGAGCGGACATGTCGACGATGCAGGAGTGCATCGAGGCGTGTCAGGCGTGTTCGATGGTGGCGACCATGTGCGCCGACGCGTGCGCCGGCATGGACGGCATGGGCCGCTGCAGCTCGATGTGCATGAACATGGCCGACATGGCGACGACAATGATGCAGATGATGCTGCGTCCGATGGCGCACGACATGACGGTGATGCGCTCCATGCTGGAGGCGTGCGTCGTCATGTGCCAGGCCTGCATCGACGAGTGCAGCATGCACGCCGACCACCACGAGCCGTGCCGCATCTGCATGATGGCCTGCGAGAACATGCTCTCGGCGTGCGAGTCGCTGATCGCGAAGCTCGGCTGAATCCGGGACTCAGTCGTTGACACCCGACGCGACGGGCTCGAGCCTCAGGCCTCGAGCACGCGCACGTTGAGCAGCGCACCGCCGATGGAGACCACGCCCGCGACGGGGTGGTAGCCGACAGGTTCGCCCGGGGCGAGCTCGATGCCGAGGTGGTGCCACAGCACCACACGGGTGCCGTCGAGGGTCGTGAGCTCGAGCACGCGCTCATCAGCAGATGCGAACGCGTCCACCCAGCGGCTGGGGGTGCTGCGCGCCACCAGAGCCTGCATGGGGTGGATGCGGTGCCCCGCCCCTGAGCACGCCTCGGCGCACATGAAGGAACCGGCTTCCTGCTGAACGCGTGTCGTGTCGTCCATGGGGTCACCTCGATTCGGGGGCTGCGGATGCGTCGGCGGGTGCGACTGCCCGATCAGGTTACGTGCGCGCTCCCGAGAGCCTTCCGGATCCCGTCACACAGCGAAACAGACCCGCTGAGCGGCGTCACACATCCGTGCCGGGAGTCCCGGGTACGACCTTGATCTCGGGGATGAAGCCGAGGAACTGCAGCTGCGTCTCGGTGCCGTTGAACGCCGTCGCGTAGCAGTACCAGCCCGGGCCCTCGAAGCCGCCGAACTCGAAGCGCGCCTCCGTCATCGCCGCCTGGGATGCCGTCGTGGATGCGACGATCTGGCACGCGAGCTCAGCCGTGCGCGACGCGGTGCCGAGTCCGATGATGATGCCGGGCAGCACAAGGCCGATGATCGCGAGCACCACGACGACGCGCGCGATGCGCTGCATGCGCCGACCGCGCAGCGTTCCCGCTTCGCCCGGAACGTAGCCCGCCAGCTCGGGGTGCTCGTCCGGATCCTCGTGCTCGCGTCGCTCCACCTCTCCAGTCTCCCACCATGCCCGCGCCCTCGCCTGGGCAGCGCGCGTCTGGTGGCGGAGCATCCCGCCCGCGGGTAGCGTCAGAGCATGGCGGCGACAGCGGATGCGCGGCTCCGCGCGCGAATGGGCGACGCGCTCGGAGTGGACGCTGCGGGCATCAACGTGGCGGGTGTCGCGACGCTCGTCTCCCCGTATCCGGTGTCGGATCTCGCCGCAGCGTCGGCGGCGACCGCGGCGGCAGCTGTGCAGTCGCTGCTCGCGGCGCGCGGCATCGAGACGCCGCCCGCGACGGTGCGGCGTGAGCTCGTCGACGCGTGGTTCCGCTCGGGCGTGCGCCCCGTCGGATGGATCGCGCCGAACCCGTGGGATCCGATCGCGGGCGACTACCAGGCCTCCGACGGCTGGATCCGCCTGCACACCAACGCGCCGCACCACCGCGAGGCCGCGCTGCGGGTGCTCGGTGCGGATGCCGAGCGCGGAGCCGTCTCGCGTGCGGTGGCGCTCTGGGAG from Salinibacterium sp. ZJ70 carries:
- a CDS encoding siderophore-interacting protein — protein: MRPTDLDAGRFARTGGRNRFTARQAHVADVRRLGDDVVRVTVTGPDFADFPEPGPADHVRLFFPREDDGVLVAPRAVGAAEDGIIRPDEPVISRDFTPAGVRRSAAGVELDLDFLLHPDPGPAARWAARAEEGDEIVVVGPRGSKHAPPGADGFVLIVDGTALPSAAQWIRAADERPTTVLVSDPASIAQAHVYFDAVGVTPTRIDQHDGTGADLVIGDGDFVFAAGEANSLIPIRAALRAQALPPAQFAVSGYWRRGVVAFDHHAPLDPAHPDD
- a CDS encoding NAD-dependent succinate-semialdehyde dehydrogenase — its product is MHTERENALLASVPTGLFVDGVWRPGSGGRTIDVVDPATGGRIAQIADATPEDGIAALDAADRAFSNWAATPARRRGEILRRAFDLLQERADDFALLMTLEMGKPLAEARGEVTYGGEFLRWFAEEAPRLDGRYGPNPEGTGRMIVTQHPVGPCFLITPWNFPLAMATRKIAPALAAGCTVVIKPATLTPLTTLAFAALLEEAGVPAGVVNVITTSTSNAVCEPIIRDPRLRKLSFTGSTAVGQTLLAQAAHGVLRTSMELGGNAPFVIFEDADLELAVEGALAAKFRNIGQACTAANRFYVHRALVDEFTARITEQVAGFRVGRGTADGVRIGPLIDAKAVAKVHELVTDAVSRGARVLTGAEPVEGSGTFYAPTVLADVPAGSDILREEIFGPVLTIVAFDDEDEAIALANDTEYGLVSYVYTRDLARGQRMIDRLQTGMMGLNVGVVSNAAAPFGGWKMSGLGREGGAEGIHEYLQTKYTMTP
- a CDS encoding FAD-dependent oxidoreductase produces the protein MHDTPRVDVAIAGGGPAGLVLGLLLARAGLRVTVFEKHRDFLRDFRGDTVHPSTLDLLDDLGLFPAFDAIPHTRVTRVGMPGTEASGDAPPLVDFARLRVRHPYIAMVPQWDLLDLLAAAAAAEPGFELRMAHEVTGLVTVGDKAVGIEYRGPNGTDVLLAELVVACDGRHSAIRSAAALPARRFRVPFDAWWFRVETDTRQFEGLLPRIGRGSAVICIPRRGYLQIAYLGPKGTDAELRERGIEALREEVASLLDGIPVGAEELPSMDVVKHLDVRVDRLRRWWAPGLLCIGDAAHAMSPVGGVGINLAVQDAVATARILAEPLRRGSVRTQDLARVQRRRAFPTRATQALQRILHARLIRPVLAGRITAAPRAAVRLMRTFPALAVVPAHIVGLGVRPERAPEWARRARIEP
- the glmU gene encoding bifunctional UDP-N-acetylglucosamine diphosphorylase/glucosamine-1-phosphate N-acetyltransferase GlmU — translated: MTDPRLAVIVLAAGEGTRMRSRRAKVLHPIAGLPMLGHVLATAARLEPAYIEVVVRHQRDQVAEAVLEYSADARIVDQDDIPGTGRAVELAVEALPADFDGDVVVVSGDVPLLDADTLADLIAQHRAAHAAATILSAVLDDATGYGRIVRDADGGVARIVEHKDADDDVRVITEVNSGSYVFAAAALRQTLPQVGTANAQGEKYLTDVVGLLRAASAPVAAVPVADAWRVEGVNNRVQLAEQAARLNQMIVRGHQMNGVSIQDPATTWIDLTVSIGEDTVILPNTRLAGATTIDRDVTIGPDTTLVDCEIGEGAIVKRTDATLALIEAYAEVGPFAYLRPGTILRGGGKIGTFVETKNAEIGRGSKVPHLSYIGDTVVGEKSNIGAGTITANYDGVNKHRTTVGSHVRTGSHNVFVAPVTIGDGVYSGAGTVIRKDVPAGALAMNVAPQRNIEGWVEANRAGTAAAEAAAAAREAQDATATE